TTATTATTCATTTTTCTTTTAAACAATTATTAGAAACTAACTGAAACCCCAGTATTAAGAATTCTGGATTGTGGATAATACTGACCAAGTGAGTTGTCTGATTCCGGATCAAAGCCTTCTAACTTAGTAAAGGTTAACAGGTTTAAGCCATTTACATATACCCGTAAGCTACCAATTCCAATTTTGTTGCCGAAGCTTGTAGGTAAAGTATAGCCCAATTCCAGGTTTTTCAAACGGAGATAATCGTTATTCCGCAACCAGTAGGTATTACCGCTGGAGTAGTATTGGTTACCCCGGTCAGCAATGCGTGGATGCTCGCTGCTTGGATTGGCTACTGTCCAACGATTTTCGTAAATATCCTGCAGGTAATTACCTATACTTCCCATTTCGCCGGTGCTAATAGGCAACAGAGCACCAGCTGCCCCCTGGAATAAGATAGTTAAATCGAAATTTTTAAAATTAGCTCCAATATTTAAACCACCCTGGAACCGAGGAGTATTGTTTTTATCAATCCGTACCCGATCATCCGGATTTATTACTTTGTCGTTATTATAGTCTTTGTATTTCATGTCGCCGGGGCGAAGCGTACCTGTAATAGCGGAGTAATCCAAAACAGCCGTAGTTGCATCAATATCAGCCTGGTCTTTAAACACGCCATCATATTGGTAGTACAGGTTGGTATTCATGGGCGCTCCGGTAGATCTTTGCCAATCTGGTGCACCTGGTGCTTCATCCCAGAATTTAATTTCGTTTTTAGCATAGCCCCCGTTTACCGCAACATTGTAACGGAACTCACCAACTTGGCCATTATAACCAATTCTTAGATCCCAGCCTTTGTTATTTACTTTTCCAATGTTTTCGGCAGGTAAAGTCATACCCGTAGTTTGTGGGATAGAAGCATTTCTTTGCCACAAAATATTAGTACGCTTATTTAGGAATGCATCAATTTCGAAGAATATTTTTCCATTAAGTAACTGACCTTCTAAACCAATATTAGAGTTGTTAGCTACCTCCCAGGTTACTGTGTTGTTTGGTACGCGGCTTTCGATTAAGGTTTTTTGCCGCTGGTTATTAATAATGTATTCACCAAAGCCGTAAGTACCCAAATACTGATACTCTTGTAAAGTACCATTATAATAAATCTGGTCGTTACCCATTTGGCCCCATGAACCACGTAATTTTAAATAATTAACTGCCTGTATGTTATTTTTCCAGAAATCTTCTTCAGAAATCTGCCAGCCTAACATTACCCCAGGGAAGAATCCATAACGCGTATTTTCGGGGAACATGTAAGAACCGTCGTAACGCCACAAGAACTCTGCTAAGTATTTTTCTTTATAATTATAGGCAACCCGGCCAAAATAATTCATCCGGGCTCTTTCCCAGGCACTACCGCCGTTATCCTGCTCCGGAGCACCACCGGCAAATAATTGATCTATAGCGGGCGAAATAAAGAACCGGCGGAAAGCATAGAAATTATCATTGTTGATGGTTTCGCGGTTAGCACCAGCCAGTAAAGTAAAGGTATGATTCCCGATGGTACGATCGTAGGATAACAAAGTACCCAATAAAATATTTAACTGGTCTTCATTACCTAACCGCAATCTTGGTTCGGCTGGCCCCCGTTTACCTGCTACCAGCTTAGGCGTTACACCGTCAGCTTCAAAACCGCTGCCCCGGGTATACAAAGTCCATGGTGTTTCCCATCTTTTTGTACGCTGGATGTATTTATCAATAGCCGCATTGGCCGTTAATTTTAGACCGGCAATCCAGGGATTGGTAATTTCAATTTGTCCGTTGCTCTGGAAATAATAACGGGTATCGCGGTCGTAACCAGTTTGGTTAGTAGTAATGGTTACCGGGTTTTCTCCGTTTTCAATATCTGGGCCAGGTAAGCCATTAGGCCAGTATGCCGGTTGGGTTGGGTTGCCCCGCATTTGCATCCGGAAAATAGTACTTGCTGGTTTAGTCGGGAACTCCCGGTTTTCCTGACGGCCTAATACGCCCACTTGTGCCGATATATATTTGTTAACCTTCGCATCCAGGTTTACCCGCATATCATATTGCTTGTAACCGGTAGCCGAGTTTCTATAGAAAGCATCCTGGTTCTGGTATCCTATTGAAGCCAGATATTTCAGATTATCGGTACCACCGTTTAGTTGCATATTATGCCGCGATTGTGGTGACCACGACTTTAAAGTGGCTTTGTACCAATCTGTATTGGGATGCCCCCAGGGGTCAGAACCATCCCGGAATTTCTGAAAATCGTCTGGTTTGAATGGGGCATTAATGGTAGAACCATTAGCCCGGGTATAGCTGCCATTTTGCCGGAATGCTTCCGAAGCGGCTTGCCATTCCCCAACGGGTAAGTTAAAAATTTCCAGTTCATTTCTTAATTCAGCAAATTGGGCAGCATCAGTTAGCTTAGGAATAATAGCAGGCTGCGACCAGCCTTGGTTAAAAGAATAAGAAAGCTCTGGTTTACCGGTTTTACCACGTTTTGTGGTAACCAAAATTACCCCATTCGCGGCCCGGGCACCATAAATAGCGGCCGAAGCATCTTTTAATACCGATATATTTTCGATATCAGCTGGGTTTAAGCGCTCGATACCGCCTTGACGTGCGGGTACACCATCAATAACAACCAGAGCATCGTTATTACCTAAGGTATTTGAACCCCGAATCCGGATAGCGGACCCATCATAACCAGGCTCACCACTTCTGTTTACCGCAATTACACCCGGCATCCGGCCAGCAATAGAATTGGAAACGTTAAGCGCTGGTGATTTTACCAGTTCAGCACCTTTAACTGTGGCCACAGACCCCGTAACCGTTTCTTTCTTTTGAGTACCGTATCCTACTACTACTACTTCGTCTAAAGCTTTAGTATCAGGTTTTAAAGAAATATTAATGGAAGCACGATTATTTACCGCTACTTCTTGAGTTTGAAAACCAATAAAAGATATAACTAAAGTACCAGCCCCACTTGGTAAACCCAAAGAATAATTACCCTCCGGATCGGTAGTGGCCCCCGTAGAAGTTCCTTTTAATAACACAGTTACGCCAGGTAATCCTTCCCCATCGTCGCCAGTTATTCTCCCCTTTACAGTGAACCCTTGTGCCCAGGAGTCCGAAAAAGAGAGTAACAAAATTTGAAGCAGAATAAAATACTTCAGGTTCCTTAGTAATAGTTGTTGCATAATTTAAATAGTTAAAGTGTAGGTAAAAACAAATAAATGCTATGCATTAGGCAATAATTTACTAACCCGAAACAAGCGGGAATAGCCGGAATAAACGTACTCCAATTTTGGAACAGATACAATACAGCCCTAAAAAAATAGCATAATTTCAATACCATCATTTAATCATTTTAATAATTTTAATAAGTGTCAAAATAACTTATATCATTTTCAATAAGTATACTAACTAGTATGCGTACATCCTACTTGCTTTAACCTTTAAGCAAGCTTTAACACGTAATTACTTTAGTAAAAAAACGCTTTTATCCAGCTTACTTTTTACTCAAAATTTTAAAAAAAAATCATAAACAATTGATAAATAATAAATTATATAAATGTTGATACATAAATTTAAGTATGAATTTATATTGATCTATATTTGCTTATTTTAAACTTTATCGTGGCGCTAAGGCAAAATTTTGCAATTACTGCTTAACATTAACTATTTTATAAAGCAGTTAAAACTTTCGGGGCATTAATCAGGTAAATAACCCGTATTTACTTATTTTACTATGATTGTAAACCTGGTTAAAGAAGGTTGGGAAATTATTTACCAGCAGGCCCACGCTTTATTAGCGGCCGAAATTGCTTTTAACTGGCGCAAATTAGATCGGCCCACGCGGTGGGTAGACACGTTAGCTGCAATTGCCCAGCACGACGACGGCCAACGCTACTGGGCAGGTAAGATAGGTTTAACCGCGGCTGGAGCGCCGGCTAATTTTACTATGTTGCCTTTTTCGCTGGAACAAGCGCAACAGGTAATGGAAGAAGCCCGGTTTCAGGGGCAATGGCGCTCTTTACTTACCTCCATGCACCTGTCTTTTTTATATAATGGATTACGCGGGCAAAACTCCAATACCGATGCTTTCCTGGACAAACAAACGCAAAATCAGGCTGCATGGCGAAAAGCTTTGAAGGTAACCAAAAAAGAAGCGCAAAAAGCTTATAATTTAATGCAATGGTGCGATCGCTTATCTTTAATATTGTGCCGCCGGGAACTACCCGAAGCAGAACGCGTCCTGGAAATTAGCATTGGTCCTGATGGGCAACGTTATGATGTATGCCAATTACAAAATGGCCAAATTAAGGTAACTCCCTGGCCATTTACCCAGAGCCATTTTACAATAATGGTAGAGGCCTCTTACTTGGCCCAACTACAATTTCAATCAGAAGAAGAACTAGCATTGGCTTTACGTAAAGCTCCCATCCGAACTGTATCCTGGGAATTGTCTAATTAACACTTATTACTGTTATAGCAATATTCGCAATTATAACAAAACTAAGTTTTCGTTTATAAAATTACTTTATACTGTGAACCTGTTTAGCCTTTATAAAACCAGAGGCAACCTTCGTCATTGGGGATTTCTCCATCACCAAAACGGGATTTAGCAACAAAATACTACTCCTGCATGCTTCTAATTGGCACTTTTAATTATTCGATTTTAGGATCCTAAACAGCTTCAGTATCAATAAATGCAGGTAGTTGGTTTAAAATTAATCTTTTCTTCATACCTTATTGAGCTATTACCCTGGTTTATTTCTTTCTACCCCGGCACAAACTGGTTGATAATAAACTATCCGCCACTTATACACGTTACAGCTTTAATTTCGCCTGCATTACTTTAGTTCATTCTTAATTTTAGGGCGTTTTTTTAAAAATTTATGCTTTCTTCCATTAATCTATATAACCGGTTATTTGCTTTTATTGCTGGCATTCTCCTTTTTGCCAGTTGCCAGAAAACTACCACTATTAATGCCTCCGCTCCGAACCAGCCCGTAGCTGCTGCGCCAGCTTTTGAACGGAAAATTTCTACCATTACGGTACCCGTTTCTTTTCAGGCAGCCAGCCTGGAAAATAAACTGAACCAGGAACTAACCGGCATCTTATACAAAGACGATAACCTGGATGATGATAATCTGGCGGTTACCGTAAGCAAAATCGGTAAACTAGGTATCCGAGCCGAGCAAAACAAGATTTACTTTACCGTACCGCTGCATATTTTTGCTAAAGGACGCTGGAAATGGGAACCCTGTAAAATATGCCCCAAAATTGATAAAACTGAAAGCACCGAGTTTGATGTAGTAGTAAAAACCGAAAGTTTACTCTCGTTTACCCAAGATTATAAAGTTAAAACCACCACTACCAGTAATTTTGATTGGGGTGCTACTAAACCTACTTTAACCATTGGCCCATTGCAAATTGGATTAGCCCGTTTTGTAGAACCCGCTATACAGGATCAGATGGGTCGGTTATCTGGGATGCTGGACCAGGAAATTCAGAACCGGCTAAACATCCGGCAATACGTGCAGGAAGCCTGGCTGAAATTACAGGAACCGATTCAACTGGATAAAACCTATAATGCCTGGCTAACCGTTACTCCGCAGGATATTCGCATTTCACCGCTGCAAGCCGCCAATGGCGTATTGAATCTGCGCATTGGCTTTAATTCTTTTATCGAAACAGTAACCAACGGCAAACCCCAGGTAAAAGTAAACCCCACATTGCCTAAACTTATTACGGATAACCGCCTGACGGATAATGTGCAGATTGGTTTAATTGGCGAAGTGCCTTTTGCCCATGCCACGCAATTGTTAAAAGAGCAGGTAACTGGCCAAACTTTTAAATTTGAAAACGGCAAGCAGCAAATTACCGTGAACAATGCCGAAATTAGCGGTAGCGGCGACAAATTAGTAGTAATGCTGGATGTAAATGGTCAGGCTAAAACCGGTTTGTTTACCAAGAAAATTGTGGGACAGGTATTTTTAAAAGCCATCCCGTATTACGATGCCCAAACCAGCAGTATCCGGATAAGGGAGGTAGATTACGATTTAAAAACCAAAGATCAATTGCTAAAAACGGCCAGTTGGCTGGCAAAAGGCCGGTTTATTCATAACCTGGAAGAGCAGATAAATTTTCCGGTAAAAACGCAACTAGAGCAAGCCCGTACTTTATTGCAAAAATCCCTGGACCAATCGGCACACCTAAATGACAATATCTTATTAAAAGGCACGATCCGCTCGTTTACCCCCGATAATATTTACCTTACCCCTACTTCTATTAAAGCGGTAGTAAATGCCCAAGGCAACCTAATGGTGCAAATTGTAAAAATTTAAAAATTTACCCTTAAAGCTATCCCGGGTATCTGCGTTACTATATTACAAGATAGATTTAACAGAAATCTGCTCTTCCGGGGATGGCGCAGGTTTTTTATTTTAAATAGGCTTAAACGTGGCTGGTTTGGGATATGGGCGGTATAACTGGTATGTCTCCTTTATTATCGTAAGTTTTAAATCCGGCCTTTAGCCGCTGATGAATAAAAGCTACTACCACCGCCGATATCATAATAAATAAAAACCGGCCCAGGCTTGTTTCGGCAATAACAACGGGCAACGATTTCCGGAATAAACTTAGAACGTATACAAAAACAATGTGCCAAAAATAAACCCAGGCCGAAGTTTTAGAAAGAAACAAAACCAGTTGGTTATTAAATAAATTTTTAAAAACTGAATAATCCAAGAGTTGGTAAAGCAGTAAACTCACAAAAACGCCGTACGAGATGTAATACAACTGCGGCGGATATTTAAATGCCTGAACAGCCAGGTGATTGTTCTGGTAACCAAGCAACAAAAAAATACCCAGGAACAGCAGACAGGCGCCGGCAATTTCGCGACGACTTAAACGGGACAACCGTACCCCAAAGGCGGCAATTAAGCTGTAACTTAAGCCGTAAAATATAAACTCGGTAAACAAGGTTCGCACTGCACCATCTAAATAATGGTTAATATTATTTAAAGCACTGTAAAACCCATGTAACTGGTCGTGGATAAACAATAGCAAAGCGTAAACCCCGTAACCGGCCACAAGCAGTAAATAATACCAGAAATTGCTTTTTACCTTATTGCTTAATTTTAAAATAAACGGACTCAGGATAGCTACCAGAAAAGATACTTTAATTATCCAGACATAGCCAATGCCACTGGTTAAACTATAAGAAGTAATAATCTTAGAAAAGCTGAAATAATACTTGTCTTCCGCGATAACAGAAACAAGATAGAAAAAGCAGAAAAAGAAAGTAAGAAACATCCAGGCGGGCACTACTAACCGTTGGAAACGCTTTTTTACATAGTCCAGATAAGAGAAATTCTTTTTCTGGCTGCTGAGGTAAAAAGAATTGCCCAGCAACAGCATCATTAATACCACATTAAAGTTTCTTATCTCCAATATAATGCTGTTGGGTTTACTATGGCCTAAAATGATACACGTAATAGCTATGGCGCGCAGAATATCGGTTTTTGGTTCTCGCCTTTTTATGTTTGCTTTCAATTTGCTTCGTATTTCAGAGATGCAAATTTAGAAGCATTTTTTACATTAATTAAACAATATATAATAATTATTATATATTGTTTAAAACTTTGACCCTACATGTCTCCATCAGGCTATTTTGTAGGTAAGTCATCAATAAAAACCAGCAAAAAGCCATTAAACAGCAACTTACGCGGCAACACAAAACGCTATTTTTAAAATTTTTTAAAATAGCGTTTTGTGATTAAAAGCAATTAGCCGGTTTATCCGATAAAATTTTACACAATTCCGTAAAAACCTTGTAACACAAGCAGGCTGTTACGCTTTATTTTTGTAGTGTAAAATTTAAGAATCAGTAAAAATCATGAAAACTTTAAAATTTAAAACCAATATTAACTGCAGTAATTGTGTAGCCACCGCCAAACCTTTTCTGGATACCTTGCCCCAACCAACTACCTGGGAAGTAGATACCGCTAACCCCGAAAAAATTTTAACCGTGAAAGGCGAAGCCGTTACCGCCCCCGAAGTAATAGAAAAGGTAAAACAAGCCGGCTTTAAAATAGAAGAACAAAAAAGCTTGTTCGGCAAGTTATTTTCTTAATTCGTAACTTGCGGCTGGTAATTTAACCGGATACTATATGAAAATAGAGCAATTTGAGGATAAAGGGTTAGCTCATTTCTCCTACATTATCAGCAGCGAAGGCCAAATGGCCGTAATAGATCCGGCCCGTAATCCGCAGCCTTATTATGAGTATGCCAACCTGCACGATGCCTGTCTGATGGCCGTAATTGAAACGCACCCGCACGCCGATTTTGTGAGCAGCCACCAGGAAATTGCGCAAACCAAAGAAGCTACCATTTACGCCAGCAAACTCACCGGCGCTGCTTACCCGTACCAAGCTTTTGACGAAGGCGATAGCATCCGGATTGGCGAGGTAACTTTGCACGCTATCAACACACCGGGGCATTCGCCCGATAGTATTTCGGTGCTGGTAAAAGACGAAAATGAACAACCAGTAGCTCTTTTTTCCGGCGACACGTTGTTTATCGGTGATGTAGGCCGGCCCGACTTGCGGGAAACCGCCGGCAGCATTACCGCTAAACGCGAAGAGCTGGCCCGGCAAATGTATTACTCTACCCGCGAAAAAATAATGCCTTTGCCCGATACCGTTACCGTATACCCTGCCCATGGTGCGGGCTCTTTGTGCGGTAAAGGCATGAGCGAAGCCAAGCAAAGCTCTATTGGAACCGAAAAAAAGACCAATCCGGCTTTGCAGCCCATGTCGGAAGAAGATTTTTTAAAATATTTGCTCGCCGACCAACCTTTTGTACCCAAATATTTCCCGTTTGCTGTTGACCTGAATAAACACGGAGCGCCTACTTTCCGGCATAGTGTTTCGCAGGTGCCTTATTTACCGCCGCATTGCGCTTTAGATAAAAACACCTTAATTATTGATACGCGCCCCGAGAAACAATTTAAACAGGGCCATTTACCCGATGCTATTAACCTGCAGGACGCCTTAAAATTTGAAACCTGGCTGGGAGCCGTAGTGGGCCCGCAGGAAAAGTTTTATTTAGTAGCCGATTCGGAAGAAGCCTTGGAGCAGGTAATCGCTAAAACTGCTAAAATTGGGTACGAACGCAATATTAAAGGCGGCCTGATTGCCCCCGACAATCAAATTGAAAAATCCGATATAACCGATTTAGAAAATTTTAAAAATAATCCGGAGGCGTATACCATTATTGATATCCGGAACCACAACGAACTAAAAGAAGGCAAACTGTTCCCGGCTGCTTTGCCCATCCCTTTGCCGGAACTGCGCGAACGGATAAACGAAATCCCCACCGATAAGCCCATTATGGTTCATTGCGCTGGTGGCTACCGCTCCGCGGCCGGAGCTTCTATTATCACCCGCAAAATTAAAAATCAACCCGTTTACGACTTAAGCGAAGCCGTAAAAGAGTTTACCCCAGAGAAATGATCTAGGAATAACAACAAATAAAGCCGCCTTCCGGATAAATCTTTATCTTAAAAATCATCCGGAAGGCGGCTTTATTTGTTGTTATTCTGTTGGCAGTTCTACTCCTCTAGTCATCCTGGCAAGACCTAATCGATTTAAAGTAGCAGCCGAAACATTTTATAACTTGATGTACAAGTGGTTATTACCAGTAAATTTACCAAGCACTACATATCAGGCGTTCGTCGATACATTTACCGGAATTACCGGCAAATAAATAAAGGTTGCTTCGGAAATTAGTTTCTTTGTTTATGTTTCGCTCTAAGGCCTTTACCTTTTTTACCCATGCTATTTGCTGGCTGTTCTTTTTTAGCATCCCGGTGCTTTTTATAAATCAGCGGTCCGAATCGGAGCTATTCACGGATATTCTTAAAACCGGACCTTACTGGTTATTTTATGGTTGTTACATCCTGCTTTTTTACTTGCACGGGTATGTTCTGTTACCGCGTTTTTTCCTCCGGAAAAAGTATGTGGCCTACGGTAGCATTCTGTTACTGCTCTTAACCGGGGTCTATTTCTTAAAACCTTTCGATACTTTAATTACCAAAATTAGCCGCACCGCCGATCTTAACCGCAACCCAAACCGGGAACCGGATGGCTTAAGACCCGGTCCACCCCCAGATCGTCGGGCCGCTCCGCCGTTTAACGGCCCAGGCCGACGCATGGGCCCACCGCGTGGAGGCCAGATGCGGGTAGATATCGTGAGTATTTTTTTATTTATCATGATTGTGGCGCTTAGCCTGGCCATAGAAGTTACCCGACGACTCCGCGCTACGCAACAACGCGCTCTGCTGGCTGAAGCTGAAAAAGCAAAGGCCGAACTTTCGTTTCTGAAAGCGCAAATTAATCCGCACTTCCTGTTTAATATTTTAAATAGTATTTACTCGCTCGCCATAACCCAAAACGAAAACACCGCCAATGCTATTCTTAAATTATCGAACTTAATGCGGTATTTAACCGACGAAGTAACTGCCGACTACGTAGCTTTATCAGCGGAAGTGGCCAGTTTGCAGGATTACATTGCTTTGCAACAACTGCGCTTAAGCAAAAAAGTACAAGTAGATTTTTCGGTTGCCGGCAACCTCGAAAATAAAAAAATAGCCCCGCTTATCTTTATTCCCTTCATCGAAAATGTTTTTAAGTACGGCATCAGCAACCGGGAGGCATCGCACCTTATTATTCGCTTGCAGATAGAAGAGCAAAAAATTACTTTTTACTGCCAGAACCCTATTTTCCCGCACCAAACAACTTTAGAACGGACCGGCATTGGTATTTCTAATACCCGCGAACGGCTGCAACACCTGTATCCCAACAACCACGCACTGACCATATCCACCGAAAACCAGCTTTTTACCTTATTACTTACCTTACCGGTTTAACACTTAGGAACTAAGAGCTATAATCGTAAAAATTTAAAAATTTACCGTGAAAAACGCGCTTGTAAGATGTGTCGCCGTAGATGATGAGCCTTTGGCTCTGGATGTTATCTCGGCTTACGTGGCCAAAATACCAGCTTTAACTTTGGTGCAAACTTTCGACGATGCCATAGCGGCATCTGAATTTTTGCGGACCACTGCCATCGATATTTTGTTCGTAGATATTAATATGCCTGATATCACAGGCATTGATTTGGTGCGCTCGCTGGAGAAAAAACCGCTCGTTATTTTTACTACCGCTTATAAAAACTTTGCCTACGAAGGCTTTCAACTGGAGGCAATTGATTATTTGTTAAAACCCATTGCATTTGACTTGTTTTTGAAAGCCGTAAACAAAGCCCTGGACTTTATGGAGTATAAGAACCAGGCCAAAGCGAACCTCGAAGAAAGCTTGTACGTGAGTTCAGAGTATCGCCTGATAAAGATAAACCTGCGCGACATAGAATACATCGAAAGCCTGGAGGATTACATCAAAATTCACGTGACGAACGCTAAGCCTATTCTTACTTTGCTTTCCATGAAAAAGGTGCTGGAAAAGTTACCCAGCACACAATTTAAAAGAATTCATCGGAGTTTTATCGTACCCCTGGCCAAAGTTACGGCCATTCAGAGCCGCAAAGCACAGCTTACTTCCGGCAAAGAGTTACCCATCAGCGATTCTTACATCAGTTTTATTCAAGACTGGAACCAGAAGGTTTCTTAGGTAAATTTTTAAAAAAATTACCGTTTTTACACTAAGAATGGAGTTTTCTACTGTCTAGTTCTAAAACTAAAAGCAAGGCATTATTACTGAGAGCTTCCAGTTCTACTTCGGTGGTATTCCATAAAGCTAAGCCATCTTTTTCGTGGAGTAAACGGCCTTCTACCTCAAAAGCCCCGGCAATTACAAAAGCAAAGAAAAGCGACATTTGATCTGGTAAGAGGTAAATTACTTCCTGGCGACCAGCAAATCGCCCTAAGTTCAACGAGAACGGATACGTTGCTTCTGCTTTATTCGCAGAAATAATTTTTACTAAAGGATTATTAAATTCATTCAGGTTAAAGGCTATCCGTTGCACGGAGGGGGCAAGAAGCGGCTCCTGGGCTTGGATCTGGAGGTGTAAAAATTGAATGGTATCTGCCGGAAATAAATTTTGCACCTCGATGGTACTATTAGCTGCGGCCGAAATTACCAGCACCTCACCGGCCTCTACCATTACGTCGCTATTCAACAAGGTGCCTACCCGAACGGCTCCCGTGAGGGGAATAATAAGCACATACGCCGAATGGTCTACAGGCAAATCTACGTGGTGCCCTCGGGCAACTAATTCTTCGTTTACCACGCACAAATCGCCCAAGGGCGTTTTATGTTCCTGGTAAAAAGTACCAAAGTTAAAAGTACTATACCGTTGAAACTGATGCGTGCTTAGTTGCCCCCGCTGGTCGGCGAGGTATATTTTACCCGGGGTTTGTTTCATGATTTTGGCTGGCTTGGGTTTGCAAAGAATAAATACTTAAATAAGGTTGAATGGCCAATAAATGCGTAAGCGCTGGTTCGCCACTATTAGCTGATTCGGATACCAACAAATATTGATTTAAGGTATCGTGCCAGATCAGTGGTTGAGAGTAAAATTTAATGGCCACCTGGTGCTTGCTTTTATCCAATATATCGGAGTTAATAATTTGAAATTGAAATTGATCAAATTTGAGGAAATGTTGCCCCAGGTTGTTCAGGATATCGGGCACCATATTATTTAATTGCTGCAGGTAACCCAGTACGGCGGCACTCACCAGAAAATGCAATTTATCCGCTCCCGGCACGTGTTGTTTCAACTCGGCAAAGCTACGATACTTTTTTTCCTGGTTATACAGTTGCGCCTGCATTTTAAATTCGGTGTAACTATCCTCAAAAACCAGCTTTTCCCAGGGTTTAGTGGAATTCGCATCTACTATTTTCCGGTAACATAAAGTAATTAAGCGGTTCGGCATCTTAAAAATTTAGTAAGACGCTAAAGGCAAAACTTCAGCGTCTTCTTTTTTTTAAATTTTTTTAAATTTTAAGCGGCTACGTTCAGTTTAATGGCTAGTTCAAAACCATCCGTGGTGTTGCCGGTTACGGTGGCAATTTCTACTCCGGCTGTATCGTCGCTGAACACGTTGTCTTTGGCGTTGTAGGTATAGCCACTCAGCCCTTTTTTGTAGCCGTTTACGGCCACCAACGCGCTGTTGCTACCTTCCGGAAAAGCAATTTGGGTTACCTTTAGCGAGGTGCCGCTGGCGTTATAAATGTGCACGTGAATGTGGG
The sequence above is a segment of the Adhaeribacter swui genome. Coding sequences within it:
- a CDS encoding rhodanese-like domain-containing protein codes for the protein MKIEQFEDKGLAHFSYIISSEGQMAVIDPARNPQPYYEYANLHDACLMAVIETHPHADFVSSHQEIAQTKEATIYASKLTGAAYPYQAFDEGDSIRIGEVTLHAINTPGHSPDSISVLVKDENEQPVALFSGDTLFIGDVGRPDLRETAGSITAKREELARQMYYSTREKIMPLPDTVTVYPAHGAGSLCGKGMSEAKQSSIGTEKKTNPALQPMSEEDFLKYLLADQPFVPKYFPFAVDLNKHGAPTFRHSVSQVPYLPPHCALDKNTLIIDTRPEKQFKQGHLPDAINLQDALKFETWLGAVVGPQEKFYLVADSEEALEQVIAKTAKIGYERNIKGGLIAPDNQIEKSDITDLENFKNNPEAYTIIDIRNHNELKEGKLFPAALPIPLPELRERINEIPTDKPIMVHCAGGYRSAAGASIITRKIKNQPVYDLSEAVKEFTPEK
- a CDS encoding pirin family protein, with translation MKQTPGKIYLADQRGQLSTHQFQRYSTFNFGTFYQEHKTPLGDLCVVNEELVARGHHVDLPVDHSAYVLIIPLTGAVRVGTLLNSDVMVEAGEVLVISAAANSTIEVQNLFPADTIQFLHLQIQAQEPLLAPSVQRIAFNLNEFNNPLVKIISANKAEATYPFSLNLGRFAGRQEVIYLLPDQMSLFFAFVIAGAFEVEGRLLHEKDGLALWNTTEVELEALSNNALLLVLELDSRKLHS
- a CDS encoding sensor histidine kinase; its protein translation is MFRSKAFTFFTHAICWLFFFSIPVLFINQRSESELFTDILKTGPYWLFYGCYILLFYLHGYVLLPRFFLRKKYVAYGSILLLLLTGVYFLKPFDTLITKISRTADLNRNPNREPDGLRPGPPPDRRAAPPFNGPGRRMGPPRGGQMRVDIVSIFLFIMIVALSLAIEVTRRLRATQQRALLAEAEKAKAELSFLKAQINPHFLFNILNSIYSLAITQNENTANAILKLSNLMRYLTDEVTADYVALSAEVASLQDYIALQQLRLSKKVQVDFSVAGNLENKKIAPLIFIPFIENVFKYGISNREASHLIIRLQIEEQKITFYCQNPIFPHQTTLERTGIGISNTRERLQHLYPNNHALTISTENQLFTLLLTLPV
- a CDS encoding LytR/AlgR family response regulator transcription factor codes for the protein MKNALVRCVAVDDEPLALDVISAYVAKIPALTLVQTFDDAIAASEFLRTTAIDILFVDINMPDITGIDLVRSLEKKPLVIFTTAYKNFAYEGFQLEAIDYLLKPIAFDLFLKAVNKALDFMEYKNQAKANLEESLYVSSEYRLIKINLRDIEYIESLEDYIKIHVTNAKPILTLLSMKKVLEKLPSTQFKRIHRSFIVPLAKVTAIQSRKAQLTSGKELPISDSYISFIQDWNQKVS